One stretch of Variovorax sp. TBS-050B DNA includes these proteins:
- the tadA gene encoding tRNA adenosine(34) deaminase TadA has protein sequence MTSDAVPPAQPAGDAHWMALALEQARRAAEAGEVPVGAVLVKDGQLVASGRNMPVARHDPSAHAEIDALRAGAAALGNYRLDGCELFVTLEPCAMCAGAMLHARLARVVFGAPDPKTGAAGSVLDLFAEPRLNHRTQVSGGVLADECAALLQAFFRERREAAREQAEPLRDDALRTPAARFEALGDYPFAAHYVQDLPALQGWRMHYLDEGPADAPLALCLHGPGEWSYFFRHLARTPGLRMLAPDLIGFGKSDKPKRDAVHRLAWHCEVLVEWLDRIGPAPAVLVHSAAAGALAALLQAARPGRFAAVLCAPDGGEPAGDAWRAPFPDRGFQAALRALGPVAPSNVSGPSAAQAAALARQVHDAMGYSAA, from the coding sequence ATGACGAGTGACGCCGTGCCACCCGCGCAGCCTGCGGGCGACGCGCACTGGATGGCGCTCGCGCTCGAGCAGGCGCGGCGCGCGGCCGAGGCGGGCGAGGTGCCGGTCGGCGCGGTGCTCGTGAAGGACGGCCAGCTGGTCGCCAGCGGCCGCAACATGCCCGTGGCACGCCACGACCCGAGCGCCCACGCCGAGATCGACGCGCTGCGCGCCGGCGCCGCCGCCCTCGGCAACTACCGGCTCGACGGCTGCGAGCTCTTCGTCACGCTCGAGCCCTGCGCGATGTGCGCCGGCGCCATGCTGCATGCGCGGCTCGCCCGCGTGGTGTTCGGCGCGCCCGATCCCAAGACCGGCGCCGCGGGCTCGGTGCTCGATCTCTTCGCCGAGCCGCGGCTCAACCACCGCACGCAGGTGTCGGGCGGCGTGCTTGCGGATGAATGCGCGGCGCTGCTGCAGGCCTTCTTCCGCGAGCGCCGCGAGGCCGCCCGCGAGCAGGCCGAGCCGCTGCGCGACGATGCGCTGCGCACGCCGGCGGCGCGCTTCGAGGCGCTCGGCGACTATCCCTTCGCGGCGCATTACGTGCAGGACCTGCCGGCGCTGCAGGGCTGGCGCATGCACTACCTCGACGAAGGGCCGGCCGACGCGCCGCTCGCCCTGTGCCTGCACGGCCCCGGCGAATGGAGCTACTTCTTCCGGCATCTCGCGCGCACGCCCGGGCTGCGCATGCTGGCGCCCGACCTGATCGGCTTCGGCAAGAGCGACAAGCCCAAGCGCGACGCCGTGCACCGGCTCGCATGGCACTGCGAGGTGCTGGTCGAATGGCTCGACCGCATCGGCCCCGCGCCCGCGGTGCTGGTGCACAGCGCCGCCGCCGGTGCGCTCGCGGCGCTGCTGCAGGCCGCGCGGCCGGGACGCTTCGCGGCGGTGCTGTGCGCACCCGATGGCGGCGAGCCGGCGGGCGACGCATGGCGTGCGCCGTTCCCGGACCGCGGCTTCCAGGCCGCGCTGCGTGCGCTCGGCCCCGTGGCGCCGTCGAACGTCTCGGGCCCGAGCGCCGCGCAGGCCGCCGCGCTCGCCCGGCAGGTGCACGACGCGATGGGATACTCGGCGGCGTGA
- a CDS encoding FMN-binding negative transcriptional regulator, which produces MYMPPQFNAKDPAIALDLMRSHPFASLISNDDDGLPFVTHLPLVAERRADGELVLLGHCAKPNPHWRYLQARPQAVATFLGPHAYLSPSVYPDLARVPTWNYLAVHCTVEARLIEEPMAKDALLKKLIGEHEPAYAQQWRDLGEEFQHKMLAGIMGFELQVRALQCKVKLNQHRRESHAAMHAVYGAGTSDEKALAAWMERLGLMADAPAAEGR; this is translated from the coding sequence ATGTACATGCCCCCGCAGTTCAATGCCAAGGACCCGGCCATCGCGCTGGACCTGATGCGCTCGCATCCCTTCGCGAGCCTGATCTCGAACGACGACGACGGCCTGCCCTTCGTCACGCACCTGCCGCTGGTGGCCGAACGCCGCGCCGACGGCGAGCTGGTGCTGCTGGGGCACTGCGCCAAGCCCAATCCGCACTGGCGCTACCTGCAGGCGCGGCCGCAGGCGGTCGCCACCTTCCTCGGGCCGCACGCCTACCTGTCGCCCTCGGTCTATCCCGACCTCGCGCGCGTGCCGACCTGGAACTACCTTGCGGTGCACTGCACGGTGGAAGCGCGGCTGATCGAGGAGCCCATGGCCAAGGACGCGCTGCTCAAGAAGCTCATCGGCGAGCATGAGCCCGCCTACGCGCAGCAGTGGCGCGACCTCGGCGAAGAGTTCCAGCACAAGATGCTCGCGGGCATCATGGGCTTCGAGCTGCAGGTGCGCGCGCTGCAATGCAAGGTCAAGCTCAACCAGCATCGGCGCGAATCCCATGCCGCGATGCATGCCGTCTACGGCGCCGGCACGAGCGACGAAAAGGCGCTCGCCGCATGGATGGAGCGCCTCGGCCTGATGGCCGATGCACCCGCGGCCGAAGGACGCTGA
- a CDS encoding response regulator, with translation MKTPTAIDPDDFDRLLSRNLKLPLLGGLIGALVFTGLIVFLLSTIRWVEHSDRVTRAASELQRRSTDMESGLRGFLLTGEDRFLDPYQSALPRIKGDIDALRKLVSDNRQQAERVERIAALQEDWNRFAQEQIAARRAGADYQQAVREGRGKQISDGVRAEFAAFMDTEQGLRFQRNEEANRTSWMVVGVFLFFTVVFTGLVAYFGRRQLMRLSQSYDVVLQEQANHAERLAQQAWLRSLQTELVGELVGELSASDVGRKVLAFFSRHLGSAVGALYVRERHGSLRRAASYGFSMEAEASPQVFSPTQSLVGQAAAERRRMLVEPIQADYLKVNSGLGEMSPSAVLLVPLVSDGLVNGVVELGLPRAPDGRTNDLLDLVTEDIGASLAAARYREQLQDALTETQQLNEELQVQQEELRTANEELEEQSRALRASQAMLENQQAELEQTNSQLSERTEALDQRNAALRRAQRDLEDRADELQRASRYKSEFLANMSHELRTPLNSALILAKLLGDNPQGNLSAEQVKFAESIYAAGNDLLTLINDILDISKVEAGKLEVVVEEVALDRLVQGLDDTFRPLAADKRLGFRMELQPDVPATLVTDRHRVEQILKNLLSNALKFTDGGEVSVVVSAAPDGGAAFAVSDSGIGIAPEQQALIFEAFHQADGTTSRRYGGTGLGLSISRDLTQLLGGTLSVQSELGRGSTFTLQLPAVAPQGLAPAPVPAPAAPALPIRPAAPRAASPAPQVPAAPAPRAPVPAPLFADDRALPADQVRRVLVIEDEPQFAHILYDLAHELGYRCLVAHGAADGFELAQQFVPDAILLDMRLPDSTGLDLLQRLKDSPQTRHIPIHVVSAAENAQAAALHMGAIGYAQKPATRAELMQVFARLEEKLTQKVKTVLLVEDDELQRESVIRLIGDEDIEIVAVGSGEEALALLRQRVFDCMITDLHLPDMQGSELLKRMAAEEIVSFPPVIVYTGRNLTRDEEAELQRYSRSIIIKGARSPERLLDEVTLFLHKVEAELSSERQGMLKAARGRDRIFEGRTVLLVDDDVRNIFALTSALEQRGAAVEIGRNGREALDKLEQVREIDLVLMDVMMPEMDGLEATRRLRADPRFEKLPVIAITAKATRDDREQCLAAGASDYLAKPVDLERLFSLLRVWMPKMERL, from the coding sequence ATGAAAACCCCGACCGCGATCGACCCGGACGACTTCGACCGCCTGCTCAGCCGGAACCTCAAGCTCCCGCTGCTCGGCGGCCTGATCGGCGCCCTGGTGTTCACGGGGCTGATCGTGTTCCTGCTCTCCACCATCCGCTGGGTCGAGCACAGCGACCGCGTCACCCGGGCCGCGAGCGAGCTGCAGCGCCGCAGCACCGACATGGAAAGCGGGCTGCGCGGCTTCCTGCTCACGGGCGAGGACCGGTTCCTCGACCCCTACCAGAGCGCACTGCCCCGGATCAAGGGCGACATCGATGCGCTGCGCAAGCTGGTGTCCGACAACCGCCAGCAGGCCGAGCGGGTGGAGCGCATCGCGGCGCTGCAGGAGGACTGGAACCGCTTCGCGCAGGAGCAGATCGCCGCGCGCCGCGCCGGCGCCGACTACCAGCAGGCGGTGCGCGAGGGCCGCGGCAAGCAGATCAGCGACGGCGTGCGCGCCGAGTTCGCCGCCTTCATGGACACCGAGCAGGGCCTGCGCTTCCAGCGCAACGAGGAGGCGAACCGCACCAGCTGGATGGTGGTCGGCGTGTTCCTGTTCTTCACGGTGGTCTTCACCGGCCTGGTGGCCTACTTCGGCCGCCGGCAGCTGATGCGGCTGTCGCAGAGCTACGACGTGGTGCTGCAGGAACAGGCCAACCACGCCGAGCGGCTCGCGCAGCAGGCCTGGCTGCGCAGCCTGCAGACCGAGCTCGTGGGCGAGCTGGTCGGCGAACTGAGCGCCAGCGACGTGGGCCGCAAGGTGCTGGCCTTCTTCTCGCGCCACCTCGGCAGCGCGGTGGGCGCGCTCTACGTGCGCGAGCGCCACGGCAGCCTGCGCCGCGCGGCGAGCTACGGCTTCTCGATGGAGGCCGAGGCCTCGCCGCAGGTGTTCTCGCCCACCCAGAGCCTGGTCGGCCAGGCCGCCGCCGAGCGCCGCCGCATGCTGGTGGAGCCGATCCAGGCCGACTACCTGAAGGTGAACTCCGGCCTGGGCGAGATGTCGCCCTCGGCCGTGCTGCTGGTGCCGCTCGTGAGCGACGGCCTGGTCAACGGCGTGGTCGAGCTCGGCCTGCCGCGCGCGCCCGATGGGCGGACCAACGACCTGCTCGACCTGGTGACCGAGGACATCGGCGCCTCGCTGGCGGCGGCCCGCTACCGCGAGCAGCTGCAGGACGCGCTGACCGAGACGCAGCAGCTCAACGAGGAACTGCAGGTGCAGCAGGAGGAACTGCGCACCGCGAACGAGGAGCTCGAGGAGCAGTCGCGCGCGCTGCGCGCCTCGCAGGCGATGCTCGAGAACCAGCAGGCCGAGCTCGAGCAGACGAACAGCCAGCTCTCGGAGCGCACCGAGGCGCTCGACCAGCGCAATGCCGCGCTGCGCCGCGCGCAGCGCGACCTCGAGGACCGCGCCGACGAGCTGCAGCGGGCGAGCCGCTACAAGTCGGAGTTCCTCGCCAACATGTCGCACGAGCTGCGCACGCCGCTCAACAGCGCGCTGATCCTCGCCAAGCTGCTCGGCGACAACCCGCAGGGCAACCTGAGCGCCGAGCAGGTGAAGTTCGCCGAATCGATCTACGCCGCGGGCAACGACCTGCTGACGCTGATCAACGACATCCTCGACATCTCCAAGGTCGAGGCCGGCAAGCTCGAGGTGGTGGTCGAGGAGGTGGCGCTCGACAGGCTGGTGCAGGGCCTCGACGACACCTTCCGGCCGCTGGCCGCCGACAAGCGCCTGGGCTTCCGCATGGAACTGCAGCCCGACGTGCCGGCCACGCTGGTCACCGACCGGCACCGCGTCGAGCAGATCCTGAAGAACCTGCTGTCGAACGCACTCAAGTTCACCGACGGCGGCGAGGTCTCGGTGGTGGTCTCGGCCGCGCCCGACGGCGGTGCGGCCTTCGCCGTCTCCGATTCCGGCATCGGCATCGCGCCGGAGCAGCAGGCGCTGATCTTCGAGGCCTTCCACCAGGCCGACGGCACCACGAGCCGGCGCTACGGCGGCACCGGCCTGGGCCTGTCGATCTCGCGCGACCTCACGCAGCTGCTCGGCGGCACGCTCTCGGTGCAGAGCGAACTGGGGCGCGGCAGCACCTTCACGCTGCAGCTGCCGGCCGTGGCGCCGCAGGGCCTGGCGCCCGCACCCGTCCCGGCTCCGGCGGCGCCCGCGCTGCCCATCCGGCCGGCGGCGCCGCGTGCGGCCTCCCCTGCCCCGCAGGTCCCCGCCGCACCGGCGCCGCGCGCGCCCGTGCCGGCGCCGCTCTTCGCCGACGACCGCGCGCTGCCGGCCGACCAGGTGCGCCGCGTGCTGGTGATCGAGGACGAGCCGCAGTTCGCGCACATCCTCTACGACCTCGCGCACGAGCTCGGCTACCGCTGCCTGGTGGCGCACGGCGCGGCCGACGGCTTCGAGCTGGCACAGCAGTTCGTGCCCGATGCCATCCTGCTCGACATGCGCCTGCCCGACAGCACCGGGCTGGACCTGCTGCAGCGCCTCAAGGATTCGCCCCAGACCCGGCACATCCCGATCCACGTGGTGTCGGCGGCCGAGAACGCGCAGGCCGCCGCGCTGCACATGGGCGCGATCGGCTACGCGCAGAAGCCGGCCACGCGGGCCGAGCTGATGCAGGTGTTCGCGCGGCTGGAGGAGAAGCTCACGCAGAAGGTCAAGACCGTGCTGCTGGTGGAGGACGACGAGCTGCAGCGCGAGAGCGTGATCCGGCTCATCGGCGACGAGGACATCGAGATCGTCGCCGTCGGCTCGGGCGAAGAGGCGCTCGCGCTGCTGCGCCAGCGCGTGTTCGACTGCATGATCACCGACCTGCACCTGCCGGACATGCAGGGCAGCGAGCTGCTCAAGCGGATGGCGGCGGAGGAGATCGTCTCGTTCCCGCCCGTGATCGTCTACACCGGCCGCAACCTCACGCGCGACGAGGAGGCGGAGCTGCAGCGCTACTCGCGCTCGATCATCATCAAGGGCGCACGTTCGCCCGAGCGCCTGCTCGACGAGGTGACGCTGTTCCTGCACAAGGTGGAGGCCGAGCTGTCGAGCGAGCGCCAGGGCATGCTCAAGGCCGCGCGCGGGCGCGACCGCATCTTCGAGGGCCGCACCGTGCTGCTGGTGGACGACGACGTGCGCAACATCTTCGCGCTCACCAGCGCGCTGGAGCAGCGCGGCGCCGCGGTCGAGATCGGCCGCAACGGCCGCGAGGCGCTCGACAAGCTCGAGCAGGTGCGCGAGATCGACCTGGTGCTGATGGACGTGATGATGCCGGAGATGGACGGCCTCGAAGCCACGCGCCGGCTGCGTGCCGATCCGCGCTTCGAGAAGCTGCCGGTGATCGCGATCACCGCCAAGGCCACGCGCGACGACCGCGAGCAGTGCCTGGCCGCGGGCGCGAGCGACTACCTCGCCAAGCCCGTGGACCTGGAGCGCCTGTTCTCGCTGCTGCGCGTGTGGATGCCGAAGATGGAGCGGCTGTGA
- a CDS encoding LD-carboxypeptidase translates to MTKHIYIYSPSSAIRDKAAFRRGVKRLQALGHEVEIDEAALSVHQRFAGDDATRLASIARAAASGADIALIARGGYGLTRILDAIPYKAIAKAIGRGTEFVGLSDFTALQSALLAKTGAVSWAGPAVGEDFGAEGGADDIMEACFDDLLSGQGEGTGWRMPARDAELKFKPVHGATLWGGNLCVLTSLLGTPYFPQVEKGVLFIEDVNEHPYRVERMLDQLRMAGVLARQRAIVFGQFTGMRKVPGYDRGFGFESVVDRLRHLLKVPVLTGLPFGHVPTKILLPVGAQVELAADGRDVFMVWGHRHAHDHHDHA, encoded by the coding sequence GTGACCAAACACATCTACATCTATTCCCCTTCGAGCGCGATCCGCGACAAGGCCGCCTTCCGCCGCGGCGTGAAGCGGCTCCAGGCCCTTGGCCACGAGGTCGAGATCGACGAAGCCGCGCTCTCGGTGCACCAGCGCTTCGCGGGCGACGACGCCACGCGGCTCGCCTCGATCGCACGGGCCGCGGCCAGCGGCGCCGACATCGCGCTGATCGCGCGCGGCGGCTACGGCCTCACGCGCATCCTCGACGCCATTCCCTACAAGGCCATCGCCAAGGCGATCGGCCGCGGCACCGAGTTCGTCGGCCTCAGCGACTTCACCGCGCTGCAGAGCGCGCTGCTCGCCAAGACCGGGGCCGTGAGCTGGGCCGGCCCCGCGGTCGGCGAGGACTTCGGCGCCGAGGGCGGTGCCGACGACATCATGGAGGCCTGCTTCGACGATCTCCTGAGCGGGCAGGGCGAAGGCACCGGCTGGCGCATGCCCGCGCGCGATGCCGAGCTGAAGTTCAAGCCCGTGCACGGCGCCACGCTGTGGGGCGGCAACCTCTGCGTGCTCACGAGCCTGCTCGGCACGCCGTACTTTCCGCAGGTGGAGAAGGGCGTGCTCTTCATCGAGGACGTGAACGAGCATCCCTACCGCGTCGAGCGCATGCTCGACCAGCTGCGCATGGCCGGCGTGCTCGCGCGCCAGCGCGCCATTGTCTTCGGCCAGTTCACCGGCATGCGCAAGGTGCCGGGCTACGACCGCGGCTTCGGCTTCGAGAGCGTGGTCGACCGGCTGCGCCACCTCCTCAAGGTCCCTGTGCTCACCGGCCTTCCTTTCGGCCACGTGCCCACCAAGATCCTGCTCCCCGTCGGCGCCCAGGTCGAACTCGCCGCCGACGGCCGCGATGTCTTCATGGTCTGGGGCCATCGCCACGCGCACGACCACCACGACCACGCCTAA
- a CDS encoding response regulator — METASVNVLIVDDNEAAADLLRELLTLQDHTARCTYTAQQALDAAAAERFDAALIDLTLPDFPGTEVARRLRAEPSQDRPRLLVAISGFSADDAPGAAARNLFDHHLQKPIDIGQLTSILAAAR, encoded by the coding sequence TTGGAAACCGCCTCCGTGAACGTGCTGATCGTCGACGACAACGAAGCTGCCGCAGACCTGCTTCGAGAACTGCTGACCCTGCAGGACCACACCGCCCGCTGCACCTACACCGCGCAGCAGGCACTCGACGCCGCGGCGGCGGAACGCTTCGACGCGGCGCTGATCGACCTCACGCTGCCCGACTTCCCAGGCACCGAGGTGGCGCGCCGGCTGCGCGCCGAGCCGTCGCAGGACCGGCCGCGCCTGCTGGTGGCGATCTCGGGCTTCTCGGCCGACGACGCGCCCGGCGCGGCCGCGCGCAACCTGTTCGACCACCACCTGCAGAAGCCGATCGACATCGGCCAGCTCACCAGCATCCTGGCCGCCGCGCGCTGA
- a CDS encoding protein-glutamate O-methyltransferase CheR: MKPAATPPPLPAVLSNTEIELRLLMEAIYLKYSYDFRNYTLASQKRRVLHALAQLGLPSISALQEKVLRDPMLFGRLLQYLTIPVSEMFRDPAYFLALRRHVVPILHTYPSVKVWVAGCSTGEEVFSLAILLREEGLLARTQIYATDINPASLEKARQGIFPIDAIRGYTANYQRAGGLGSFSDYYTAAYDAARFDPALCADVIFADHSLATDSVFAETQLVSCRNVLIYFNRELQDRALGLFHESLCHRGFLGLGAKESIDFSSYAERFEAHSRPERIYRKAS; this comes from the coding sequence GTGAAGCCCGCCGCCACGCCACCGCCCCTGCCCGCCGTGCTGAGCAACACGGAGATCGAGCTGCGGCTGCTGATGGAGGCGATCTACCTCAAGTACAGCTACGACTTCCGCAACTACACGCTGGCCTCGCAGAAGCGCCGCGTGCTGCATGCGCTCGCGCAGCTCGGGCTGCCGAGCATCTCGGCGCTGCAGGAGAAGGTGCTGCGCGACCCGATGCTGTTCGGCCGGCTGCTGCAGTACCTGACGATCCCGGTCAGCGAGATGTTCCGCGACCCGGCGTACTTCCTCGCGCTCCGGCGGCACGTGGTGCCGATCCTGCACACCTATCCCTCGGTGAAGGTCTGGGTGGCGGGCTGCAGCACCGGCGAGGAAGTGTTCTCGCTCGCGATCCTGCTGCGCGAGGAAGGCCTGCTCGCGCGCACCCAGATCTATGCCACCGACATCAACCCCGCCTCGCTCGAGAAGGCGCGCCAGGGCATCTTCCCGATCGACGCGATCCGCGGCTACACGGCCAACTACCAGCGCGCGGGCGGGCTCGGTTCGTTCTCGGACTACTACACGGCCGCCTACGACGCCGCCCGCTTCGACCCGGCGCTTTGCGCCGACGTGATCTTTGCCGACCACAGCCTCGCGACCGACAGCGTGTTCGCCGAGACGCAGCTGGTCTCCTGCCGCAACGTGCTGATCTACTTCAACCGCGAGCTGCAGGACCGCGCGCTCGGGCTGTTCCACGAATCGCTCTGCCACCGCGGCTTCCTGGGCCTGGGCGCCAAGGAGAGCATCGACTTCTCGAGCTACGCCGAGCGCTTCGAGGCCCATTCGCGGCCCGAGCGCATCTACCGCAAGGCCTCATGA
- a CDS encoding hybrid sensor histidine kinase/response regulator encodes MPIDVESKLLIVDDLPENLLALEALIRGPGRAVHRATSAEEALALLLDHEFALAILDVQMPGMNGFELAELMRGTERTRHIPIIFVSAAGRELNYAFQGYESGAVDFLHKPLDPHVVASKVSVFVDLHRHRKALRHERDALAAANQKQEELVCRLRHTQRELEHAVRMRDDFMSMVSHELRTPLNTLYLETQLRQLHVAKGNLESFAADRLPAMIERDQRQIRNMVRLIDDMLDVTRLRRDALSIRPKPVDLAALARAVVEGLRQQADAAGSSIALEAPHALHGVWDEFRIEQVLTNLLTNALRYGSGKPVHMVLREAEGMAHIAVRDQGIGIAPEDQARIFEQFERTDDSRKHAPGLGLGLYITRRIVGLHGGRIEVESTPGEGALFRVVLPLHADARVAETAQP; translated from the coding sequence ATGCCCATTGACGTCGAAAGCAAGCTGCTGATCGTCGATGACCTGCCCGAGAACCTGCTCGCGCTCGAAGCGCTGATCCGCGGCCCGGGCCGCGCGGTGCACCGCGCCACCTCGGCCGAGGAAGCCCTGGCGCTGCTGCTCGACCACGAGTTCGCGCTCGCCATCCTCGACGTGCAGATGCCCGGCATGAACGGCTTCGAGCTGGCCGAGCTGATGCGCGGCACCGAGCGCACGCGGCACATCCCGATCATCTTCGTGAGCGCCGCGGGCCGCGAGCTCAACTACGCCTTCCAGGGCTACGAAAGCGGCGCGGTCGACTTCCTGCACAAGCCGCTCGATCCGCACGTGGTCGCGAGCAAGGTCAGCGTGTTCGTCGACCTGCATCGCCACCGCAAGGCGCTGCGGCACGAGCGCGACGCGCTCGCGGCCGCCAACCAGAAGCAGGAAGAGCTGGTGTGCCGGCTGCGCCACACGCAGCGCGAGCTGGAGCATGCGGTGCGCATGCGCGACGACTTCATGTCCATGGTCTCGCACGAGCTGCGCACGCCGCTCAACACGCTCTACCTCGAGACCCAGCTGCGCCAGCTGCACGTGGCCAAGGGCAACCTCGAATCCTTCGCGGCCGACCGCCTGCCCGCGATGATCGAGCGCGACCAGCGGCAGATCCGCAACATGGTGCGGCTGATCGACGACATGCTCGACGTGACGCGGCTGCGCCGCGATGCGCTGTCGATCCGGCCCAAGCCCGTGGACCTGGCGGCGCTCGCCCGCGCGGTGGTCGAAGGGCTGCGGCAGCAGGCCGACGCCGCGGGCTCGTCCATCGCGCTGGAGGCGCCGCACGCGCTGCACGGCGTATGGGACGAGTTCCGCATCGAACAGGTGCTGACCAACCTGTTGACCAACGCACTGCGCTACGGCAGCGGCAAGCCCGTGCACATGGTGCTGCGCGAGGCCGAGGGCATGGCGCACATCGCGGTGCGCGACCAGGGTATCGGCATCGCGCCCGAGGACCAGGCGCGCATCTTCGAACAGTTCGAGCGCACCGACGACAGCCGCAAGCACGCGCCCGGCCTCGGCCTCGGGCTCTACATCACGCGCCGCATCGTGGGCCTGCACGGCGGGCGCATCGAGGTGGAAAGCACGCCCGGCGAGGGTGCGCTGTTCCGCGTGGTGCTGCCCCTGCATGCCGACGCCCGCGTGGCGGAAACCGCGCAACCGTAG
- a CDS encoding chemotaxis protein CheB has translation MTPKATFLSERRIEAVVLGASAGGIEALLALLDGLAPPWRLPVVIVLHLPEGHESHLAEIFAERLQVPVHEAADKMPVGAGAVYFAPPGYHLSIERNRCFSLSCEPPVRFSRPSIDVLMASAADAYGSALAGVLLTGANDDGAEGLHRIYLAGGLTAVQAPHDAQVPTMPEAAIALHRPDHVLSLRELRALLLQLESAHAH, from the coding sequence ATGACGCCGAAGGCCACCTTCCTTTCCGAACGGCGCATCGAAGCCGTCGTGCTCGGCGCCTCGGCCGGCGGCATCGAGGCGCTGCTGGCGCTGCTCGACGGCCTCGCGCCGCCCTGGCGCCTGCCGGTGGTGATCGTGCTGCACCTGCCCGAAGGCCACGAGAGCCACCTCGCCGAGATCTTCGCCGAGCGGCTGCAGGTGCCGGTGCACGAGGCCGCCGACAAGATGCCGGTGGGCGCGGGCGCCGTGTATTTCGCGCCGCCCGGCTATCACCTGTCGATCGAGCGCAACCGCTGCTTCTCGCTGAGCTGCGAGCCGCCGGTGCGCTTCTCGCGGCCCTCGATCGACGTGCTGATGGCCTCGGCCGCCGACGCCTACGGCAGCGCGCTCGCCGGCGTGCTGCTCACCGGCGCCAACGACGACGGCGCCGAGGGCCTGCACCGCATCTACTTGGCCGGCGGGCTCACCGCCGTCCAGGCCCCTCACGACGCACAGGTTCCCACCATGCCCGAAGCGGCCATCGCCCTGCACCGCCCCGATCACGTGCTTTCCCTGCGCGAACTGCGCGCGCTGCTCTTGCAACTGGAGTCCGCCCATGCCCATTGA
- a CDS encoding adenylate/guanylate cyclase domain-containing protein, protein MDVHPTVVFADLTDSSRIFEAMGNARATETVTRLIQWIGGICQAHGGRVVKSLGDGVFAIFSNAAPATHAVIELQRYHQKRLMAWPAPLRMALQIGVASGEVVEVEGDCFGDAVNLASRLSDLAGPGQIWATDAVIAQLSEAGVRHRDLGLITIRGRSEMSAVHRIDWQEELTAFLTVPASLTPMRMPDSSFGRIELAWLDVRSTFRTDQLPIHLGRVNDAQFVVSDPRVSRLHARIELRHGSCVLTDLSTYGTWVRFHGNGAPSQEIALRREECVLHGRGEIGLGAPLSDFTAPTIAFDTAGAEVELSRREPAR, encoded by the coding sequence ATGGACGTCCATCCCACCGTCGTTTTCGCAGACCTGACCGACAGCTCACGGATCTTCGAAGCCATGGGCAATGCGCGGGCAACGGAAACGGTGACGCGGCTCATCCAGTGGATCGGCGGCATCTGCCAGGCGCATGGCGGACGGGTCGTGAAGTCGCTCGGCGACGGCGTGTTCGCGATCTTCTCGAACGCCGCGCCGGCCACCCATGCGGTGATCGAGCTGCAGCGCTACCACCAGAAGCGCCTCATGGCCTGGCCCGCGCCGCTGCGCATGGCGCTGCAGATCGGCGTGGCGAGCGGCGAGGTGGTCGAGGTCGAGGGCGACTGCTTCGGCGACGCGGTGAACCTGGCCTCGCGCCTGAGCGACCTGGCCGGGCCGGGACAGATCTGGGCCACCGACGCGGTGATCGCGCAGCTCAGCGAGGCCGGCGTGCGCCACCGCGACCTGGGGCTGATCACCATCCGCGGACGCAGCGAGATGTCGGCGGTGCACCGCATCGACTGGCAGGAGGAACTGACGGCCTTTCTCACGGTGCCGGCCTCGCTCACGCCGATGCGCATGCCCGATTCGTCGTTCGGGCGCATCGAACTGGCCTGGCTCGACGTGCGCTCCACCTTCCGCACGGACCAGCTGCCGATCCACCTCGGTCGCGTGAACGACGCGCAGTTCGTGGTCAGCGATCCGCGCGTGTCGCGGCTGCATGCGCGCATCGAGCTGCGCCACGGCAGCTGCGTGCTGACCGACCTGAGCACCTACGGCACCTGGGTGCGCTTCCACGGCAACGGCGCGCCGAGCCAGGAGATCGCGCTGCGGCGCGAGGAATGCGTGCTGCACGGCCGCGGCGAGATCGGCCTGGGCGCCCCGCTGAGCGACTTCACCGCGCCCACCATCGCCTTCGATACCGCGGGCGCCGAGGTGGAGCTGTCGCGCCGCGAGCCGGCGCGCTGA